The DNA region CGAGCCTCTCTTCGACAAGTATCTGAACGCTCCCAACGACATGGGCTTCACCAGCAAAATCAACGCTGCCCAGCAACTCCCACACATAATCGACATCAACGCCAACGAAGAAAACCAAGGCGGTTTCAAATCCGGCAACAGAAAAGATGTCGAGATGCGTCCCAGAGCCAACGTCCCCATCATCCGAACTCTCAACTCCATATCTGAGAAAATCATGGCCGACGTTGCCCCCTCAGACTTGGATCCCTTGGCCGGTCCCAATGGCATCCCAGATGACACCCGCACCATAGAGGAACTCACACTCCGCGATCTCAGGGGCGaaaccccttcttctcgcatcattctcaacctcaagGAGCAGTCTGCCTTATttcccaccaacacccacacTGCCCAACCCAACTCCACCAACGCCACCGACCAGGCCTTGTTTGCCCAACAAGACCCCACGGGTGTGTTATTCGAAGTCCAAGCAGACCTCGACATGGTAGACGAGGACCCCTCAGGAGGTCTCGATCTACGAAAAGGCATAGGTGTCAACGACGACTCCGATGACGAGGCCAACGCTGACCCTACCACTCCCCACGTCACAACCACACCTCACATCGGCTCCCACAACGCCCGGTTAGCAGCCAAAAACCAAATCTTGTCTTCACTGAAGAAACGCCAAGCAGAAAACacctccttgtcctcctctgGCATAACCACCTCATCAGGAACTACCCTCCCCGCCGAACCACTGACAATCCCAGCCTCGATATCACACCAATGCTACCTCACCAACGCCTCCACTGTTGAATTCCTCCGCCAATTCTACAACACCTTCTCAGACAAAAACGCCAACCAGCAAGAACTGAGGTATTACGTCGACGCCCTGGGGAAATCACGCGAAAGAATAGAGGCCCTGGCGgaagaggccgagaagctaagaagggagagggaacaGCAGGTGATAGACGAGGCGTTCGCCCGGTTCAAAAAGACGGGCGTCAAGGGGAAGAGGCCCAAGATtagaggggggagggaggatgtgCTTGGCTTGTTTGAGCAGACGTTGGCTGGATTGAAGATTGCGGAGCGGGTTTGGGAACagagtgggagggggagatagAGCAGAACTGGGAGACAGGACAGCTTAGGGGGGATAGATTGGGATATTCAAGATTGCAGACAAAACAAACAGACAACGGTGGCAGCGGGTGAAGCGGGTGTAATATACTCTTTGACAAGCATCGATACCATACATTGCTGTTTTTAGAACAGGAGGCAAGAGCTAAATTGGATTTGTTTTTCGAATTGTTAATCCAGGGCATATTGTTAACTGAAAAAGTCGTAAAAACGAAAAtgaaaaaaatgaaaaaaagaGGGTTCGAGTTCGGGTTTATTTGCCTCAAGTGTCAGATAACCCCAGAGTCCCTGCCACAATTACCAGCGTCGCCTTACATCTCTCTTGGGTGGAAAAGAGTTCTGGTTTGTTCGCCTCAAGTTTCGAACTCGTGGGGTCCttcaaccatcaccagcgTCGCCTGACATCCCTTTGTTAGGTGGAATGGGCAGGAATAATTGGGCGTCCCCTCACACCACTGCGCCataccacccctcctcgGGCGTCCCCGATTGAAAGTCAGGAGCAAACTTGGCATCTATAACCCTGTGAGGGAAGGAGCAGCAAGTGTCAGTCAAGGAAGGAGTAGCTGGTGCGGTGTTCATAACACGGAAGGAGCAACCCACAGTAACAAAAAAGGAAAGCGCGACCCTGACCATGCTTCAGCCCAACACCTCACCACAAAACAGCATACATGGTCTCAAGCTTAGCTTGTTATTATTCTCTATTCCCATCacttcccaccaccctccatcTACTCCCCtatcctcacctcccaagccctcacaaccccatcatcccccgtcGTAACCAACATCTCCTCGtgcctcccctccgcccccttaTCAAACCTCCTACACCAAGTAACATGATTAACCTCATACGGCCCATGCGCAGCCTCCACCTTCGCCCTAACCTTCCACTCATTTgtctcttcatcctcctcataaacaaccaacaacccatccccccccgTCGTAGCCACCAATCCACTCTCCCCACTCCAACCAACCGAGTAAATCTCCCTGGTGTGAACCCTCGGCAACACCCCCTTaacctcccactcctccctcaaactcTGCCTCATCCTATTCGgcacccctccccacctactatccccctcctcttcctccccctcctcctccttgagtTCCCAAACTTTtacccccccctccgccccagCAGTCATCAACCTCTGATACCTCCCattttccctctcccttttctcccactcaaccccccaaacagtcccaacccccccctccagcacactcacacacccccactccccatcCTGATCCTCCCTCCAAACCCTAACCGTATCATCATAACTCCCACTAGCCAAACAATCACTCCCATACCTCCTCCCATCATGCCTCTTCCCCTGTTTAAAACCCGGCGCAAAAGCCACAGTTTTCACATCCCCATCATGCTCACTTAAAACAGCAACCGTCTCCcaatcctcatcctcctctccatcctcccctcccgatAAGTGCTCCCATATCCAAATCGATTTATCCCTACTGCAAGTAGATAGATACTGTCCCGACGGACTAAAACTTAACGACTTGACTTCGTTTTCGTGGCCTTCGAGCACGA from Podospora pseudopauciseta strain CBS 411.78 chromosome 6, whole genome shotgun sequence includes:
- the TFB1 gene encoding RNA polymerase II transcription factor B subunit 1 (BUSCO:EOG0926315C; COG:K; EggNog:ENOG503NXQD), with the translated sequence MELPQGRATYKKKDGVLTLTEDKKFLIWSPLPANGPPTVSLALERILNLQQTPDTAPKVILKVIEKPKSTEEGQAGAAFLFQFTSPTDARAEANAIKALLSQILSELRGNDPSVPKPIGNPQADANGAGASAAMSFASTVNSKGPTVRWFDDNALKADLELQRSLLNKDDDLAQTYAQALSLKPPSISDAAFDAQFWSTRIGLLRAHAIEVNQKKGAYNVLSTIKPRTEDGEVKLSLNPEQIQTILHQHPLVRRIYNENVPKVSVATFWSKFFLSKLCKKLRGERVTDIDNTEPLFDKYLNAPNDMGFTSKINAAQQLPHIIDINANEENQGGFKSGNRKDVEMRPRANVPIIRTLNSISEKIMADVAPSDLDPLAGPNGIPDDTRTIEELTLRDLRGETPSSRIILNLKEQSALFPTNTHTAQPNSTNATDQALFAQQDPTGVLFEVQADLDMVDEDPSGGLDLRKGIGVNDDSDDEANADPTTPHVTTTPHIGSHNARLAAKNQILSSLKKRQAENTSLSSSGITTSSGTTLPAEPLTIPASISHQCYLTNASTVEFLRQFYNTFSDKNANQQELRYYVDALGKSRERIEALAEEAEKLRREREQQVIDEAFARFKKTGVKGKRPKIRGGREDVLGLFEQTLAGLKIAERVWEQSGRGR
- the CIA1 gene encoding Cytosolic iron-sulfur protein assembly protein (COG:S; EggNog:ENOG503NTY0), translating into MPPPPIQLLPLATFTPDLYTRAWQSTPHPSLPLLATTHDKTVTVFSLATFSKHSSLTGGHSRSIRSCAWQPSSSSQTLRLVTGSFDSTAGIWTYNPAATLEKPIGQGEEEEEEEEEEWEFTLVLEGHENEVKSLSFSPSGQYLSTCSRDKSIWIWEHLSGGEDGEEDEDWETVAVLSEHDGDVKTVAFAPGFKQGKRHDGRRYGSDCLASGSYDDTVRVWREDQDGEWGCVSVLEGGVGTVWGVEWEKRERENGRYQRLMTAGAEGGVKVWELKEEEGEEEEGDSRWGGVPNRMRQSLREEWEVKGVLPRVHTREIYSVGWSGESGLVATTGGDGLLVVYEEDEETNEWKVRAKVEAAHGPYEVNHVTWCRRFDKGAEGRHEEMLVTTGDDGVVRAWEVRIGE